ATCTGGGAGCCCGTGCTCACCCTGGCGCAGAGTCTGACCGCCCTGGTGCTGGTGGGGCTGGCCATCTGGCTGGACTGGGGATTCCTGGCCCTGTTCGGCGGGGTCACCGCCTCCCTGATGCTGCAGGTGGTGCTTTCCTGGGCAGTGTGCGCCCGACGCTTCATCGCCCCGGCCATGCCCTCGGCGGCGCTGGTCAAGTCCATGCTGTCCGTGGCGGTGGTGGTGGGGCTGGGTGTGTTTTTCAACCGCAACCTGGTGCGCGTGTCCACCCTCATCGTCAAATGGATGGAAGGGCCGGAGGCCGTGGCCTGGTTCCAGCTGCCGCACGATTTCATCCTGCGTTTCGGGCTGGTGCCCCAGGCAATCATGCTGGCGAGCTTTCCGGTGTTTGCCCGGCTCATGCTGCACGACCGTGCCGGGGCCGAGCGGCTGTATCAACTGTTCTTCCGCTACACGCTGGCCTGGGGGCCTGGGGTGTCCCTGGCGCTGGCCTTTTTTGCCGAGGATCTGATCCTGCTGTGCTTCGGCGCCCGCTATGTGCCCGGCGTGCCCGTGTTCCAGTGGATGGCCTGGGCCATCACGCCCCTGGCCCTGGATCTGCTGCACATGAACATTCTGGTGGCCATGGACAAGCAGAAGACCGCCACCCTGTACACCGGCGTCACCCTGGTGCTGTGCGCCGGCGGGGCCTGGCTGGCGGTGGCCACCCTGGGTTGGGAATCCGCCGCCTGGGTGGCCCTGGCCAGCTATGTGCTGCTGGCCGGTCTTTCCACTTGGTGCACGGCCCGGGCCCTGGTTGCGCCGCGGCCCGGCCGGCTGGCGCTGCTGCTGCCGCTGGCCCTGGCCTGCGCCTGGGGCGTGCTGCATGTGGTGGCGCCTGTTTCCAAGGTCCTGGCCTTCCTGGCCGGCGCGGCCACGTACTGCGGGCTGCTGGTGGGATCCGGGGCGCTGCCCTGGCAGGAAATCAAACAACTGCGGACGCTGCGACGCGCACGGCCGCCGATTCGTGGAGCTGCATCCAATGACTGATTCAAAAATCCTGGTCATCGGCTGGGACGGTGCCACCTTCGACATCATCAAACCCCTGGTGGACGCCGGCCGCATGCCCACCATGGCCCGGCTGCTGGCCGAGGGCATGCATGCGCCGTTGAACTCCACCACCCCGGCGGTGACGCCGGTGGCCTGGTCCTCCTTCATGACCGGCGTGCACCCCGGCAGCCATGGCATTTTCGACGCCTTCCGCTACGACGCCACGCACAGGACGCTGCGCATGGTCCATGCCGGCATGCGCACCGCGCCCACCATCTTCAAAATCCTGGACGATCGCGGCCGCCCCTCCGGCGCCCTGAACATCCCCATGACCTGGCCGCCGGACAAGCTGACGCACGGCTTTGTGTACACCGGCATGTTCACCGCCGGCGAGGCGCAGGACAGGGTCCACCCCCCGGAGCTGGCTGCAGAGGTGCTGCGCCTGACCGGAACGCCGGCCCTGGAGCCGACCTCGCATGCAGACCCGTCCACGTATCTGCAGCACATTCTCCAGAACATCCACAATCAGGAGACCCTCACCCGACACATGATGCAGTCGCGGCCGTGGGATCTGCTGACCAGCGTGTTCATCGATTCGGACCGGGTGCAGCATTACTATTGGAAATATCTCGACCCCAGCCACCCCGAGCATGCCACCCTGGGCGATGCCATCGGCCAGGTCTATGTCGCCCTGGATGCCGCCCTGGGCCGCCTGCTGGCCGCCGCGCCGGAGGGCACGCGGCTGTGCATGGTCTCGGACC
This sequence is a window from Megalodesulfovibrio gigas DSM 1382 = ATCC 19364. Protein-coding genes within it:
- a CDS encoding flippase: MPPHPPLPAPPVAGEHGRSILSNSLFVMLARVMQLAVGFLLLAGVARYLPVARYGEFGYITTLAASTMAMTYFGLQQTIIKEMARDRTHAARHLGAGLVLRSILCLVAILGLVLADVLTDAPREIMLATLLCATGEACRSLAMLSGAAFQAYERMIWEPVLTLAQSLTALVLVGLAIWLDWGFLALFGGVTASLMLQVVLSWAVCARRFIAPAMPSAALVKSMLSVAVVVGLGVFFNRNLVRVSTLIVKWMEGPEAVAWFQLPHDFILRFGLVPQAIMLASFPVFARLMLHDRAGAERLYQLFFRYTLAWGPGVSLALAFFAEDLILLCFGARYVPGVPVFQWMAWAITPLALDLLHMNILVAMDKQKTATLYTGVTLVLCAGGAWLAVATLGWESAAWVALASYVLLAGLSTWCTARALVAPRPGRLALLLPLALACAWGVLHVVAPVSKVLAFLAGAATYCGLLVGSGALPWQEIKQLRTLRRARPPIRGAASND